Proteins from one Faecalibacterium sp. I3-3-33 genomic window:
- a CDS encoding protein phosphatase 2C domain-containing protein: protein MECYSFTKPGRLHLKNGEKNQDQLFGIRSRDRIAVCLSDGCSTASHGLAAAQQIVTLTARMFYEQFYDLLLDDPDTVRRKICAVLQPALRAFAKQQGVEPEALAATLIVFAADDTGRYLCAHLGDGCILMQPSGAEAAAFSTISAPSCGIAPHSTYLTMNTNMMQHLKVYRSLRPVRGKFLLLTDGADDLLRSKLPKDRLLCPFSGPELECYLDEQHPLDDYSAAIVTIS, encoded by the coding sequence ATGGAATGTTACAGTTTTACAAAGCCCGGCCGCCTCCACCTGAAAAACGGCGAGAAGAATCAGGATCAGTTGTTCGGCATCCGCAGCCGTGACCGTATCGCGGTCTGCCTGAGCGATGGATGCAGCACCGCGTCCCATGGTCTGGCAGCGGCGCAGCAGATCGTCACCCTGACTGCCCGGATGTTTTACGAGCAGTTTTACGACCTGCTGCTGGACGACCCCGACACCGTGCGCCGGAAGATCTGCGCCGTTCTCCAACCGGCACTGCGCGCCTTTGCCAAACAGCAGGGCGTTGAACCGGAAGCGCTGGCAGCGACCCTGATCGTCTTTGCTGCGGACGATACCGGCCGCTATCTCTGCGCCCATCTGGGCGATGGCTGCATCCTGATGCAGCCGTCGGGCGCGGAGGCAGCCGCATTTTCAACGATCTCTGCCCCTTCCTGCGGGATCGCGCCGCATTCTACCTATCTGACCATGAACACCAACATGATGCAGCACCTGAAAGTATATCGTTCTCTCCGGCCTGTGCGGGGAAAATTCCTTCTGCTTACCGATGGCGCAGACGACCTGCTGCGAAGCAAACTTCCGAAAGACCGGCTCCTCTGTCCCTTTTCCGGCCCGGAGCTGGAGTGCTATCTGGACGAACAGCATCCCCTTGACGATTACAGCGCCGCCATCGTTACAATTTCCTGA
- a CDS encoding protein kinase domain-containing protein, with amino-acid sequence MRKKWAEGTVLYTRDGAEYKITASNEAGGTAIIYYAEKAGSGIRAVLKEFYPQEWERRKGVPVERACVDSPDEDPGLLSCYEKLAKQAAREMEISQEVARETVHVWPVRGMLEVQSIREPDGTVWQAEGTLPCCILEMDNLNHKDGLWLQDILREAGKKKSKETPLGNLQPNSKPVLAVPPLQVTLMLVWRLLILLAKIHEAGYLHGDINLGNVFLAMDDKGANVLNAMLIDFGSARALVDGKTAPLGEESVMATPGFAAPELKGGGEQRLTPKADVYAVGKLMHCLLDQNILEALRKGWYSDLERDLKAPTLNASGINDPQLTPAVQKSLDQILSGAAEIKPEKRSSVQEMMEQIMQLYRKIEPPAWQMSLGLLQLNGDEVLGRDKDIKKIEAKLWAEGKLVLHGFSGIGKTKLVTLLGHKWQRNYPCSQVYYAFYPGSMTGLAVDTLARNMSTVAFTEQKDGKEVPRPVAGIIDDMFRELNAHMHENDLLIIDNVDDDTQEYWDSVVHEETVQGQTDLFTRLCQLNCKVLFVTRLDVSNVTGIVPFEVDRLELEPLRAILRENSKDAKGRSDAQKRSDEELDRLIALVDRHTMTVDMIARTMRESRLTVPEIYKELSCDGYGSGAFVEISGQKDTDYSKNRIEGHLIRLFRLANFNEWEQDMLRYAQLIGENSGMYETLFLSCCPHESKDENTKNLEALNHLLRLGYVQQKTEEDSEEVILNLHTLVRVVARKVLAITLEQCDIFLSALPLPYRRYGVQISPQNRIAMAEAYIQARKIAEKETFLFGYWSSCAAAWLFNVKNRSRKENYVLRIVEYLPDAMCIYNALNDGLLSVAGVSDIQKKVICLHWNLWNVLSYVTPEYVRKNYETTELAREYWTVCLEEPDRKLTYPVLFQEYEKYSERLEEIKRKLSEELHPDNYLDYWPYTDIASNEKQIQVGKELLEHFERKTNEDYEHYLRICKWLAEKAKEIDYEKNPDKVQIYVQEEKQAAQEYLEFLQEQEPINYEEIIELCWDRIERFEKFFAFFISDDEETLREESVQYEKILLETRCDYSDFLMKKEPSDVIAQMECCDYIAYRFKDEEKSRQYKNRAFQVQLDFVEHPKKYLPIQDPLEEMRVYWQVADWASQQPNKEALKQKLCKKILKVGQANEERVHIGLTKKEMDNDPKNEEEDYIVPASLSEKVNYEAIPMRYRRKKAEFYDILRKAAYQLGEEKRAEIYAEKCRYIIYGTHRRDLFSRRKVIGDKIFYEQPKRVSIIDEETKSLLSDLQNGEMTKQKDRKYCQAIFEKARKNNGGSIASEFMDDLQKIVDAYEKVKDYDKELKWLKQIILLQSAGRWFDNPVVTVRTPDGKTTTEFYPGHYFMEPYYERAICTARKNHDEKSVIELTEELFDILSKDNQARNRDGLFPRISDLLIWLRACGLYIYCCCVQKKYDGAKDALLKAEKDLGDYIKNWNRGMTKVTEQVKQAEQFEEQWYASDLQNYVSIIEEYNKQKEPMFRFFEEQLSLLKKILPEHHPILYMQRDLQIWFCEDEEQLKTLETLNEKEKLIAIENGWASWWEPDT; translated from the coding sequence TTGCGGAAGAAATGGGCGGAAGGGACTGTCCTGTACACACGGGATGGAGCAGAGTACAAAATAACAGCCTCCAACGAAGCGGGCGGGACGGCGATCATTTATTATGCGGAAAAAGCCGGCAGCGGCATCCGCGCCGTGCTGAAGGAGTTTTACCCCCAAGAGTGGGAGCGCCGGAAGGGGGTCCCGGTCGAGCGTGCGTGTGTAGACAGCCCGGACGAAGATCCGGGTCTGCTGAGCTGCTATGAAAAGCTTGCCAAGCAGGCGGCGCGGGAAATGGAGATCAGTCAGGAGGTCGCGCGGGAAACCGTTCATGTGTGGCCGGTGCGCGGGATGCTGGAGGTGCAGAGCATCCGGGAGCCGGACGGCACGGTATGGCAGGCAGAGGGCACGCTCCCCTGCTGCATTCTGGAAATGGACAACCTGAACCACAAGGACGGCCTGTGGTTACAGGATATCCTGCGGGAAGCCGGAAAGAAAAAGAGCAAAGAAACCCCTTTGGGCAATTTGCAGCCGAACAGCAAGCCGGTGCTGGCGGTGCCGCCGCTGCAAGTGACGCTGATGCTGGTCTGGCGTCTGCTGATCCTGCTTGCAAAGATCCATGAGGCGGGCTACCTGCATGGAGATATCAACTTGGGCAATGTGTTTTTGGCAATGGATGATAAGGGCGCAAACGTTCTGAACGCCATGCTCATTGATTTTGGCAGCGCCCGCGCACTGGTGGACGGGAAAACTGCGCCGCTCGGCGAAGAGTCGGTCATGGCGACCCCGGGCTTTGCCGCCCCGGAGCTGAAGGGCGGCGGTGAGCAGCGCCTGACCCCCAAGGCAGACGTTTACGCAGTGGGCAAGCTGATGCACTGCCTGCTGGATCAGAACATTCTGGAAGCGCTGCGGAAGGGCTGGTATTCGGATCTCGAGAGGGATCTGAAAGCCCCGACGCTCAATGCCAGCGGCATCAACGACCCGCAGCTCACACCGGCGGTGCAGAAAAGTCTGGATCAGATCCTTTCCGGCGCGGCAGAAATAAAGCCGGAAAAGCGCAGCTCCGTGCAGGAAATGATGGAACAGATCATGCAGCTGTACCGCAAGATCGAGCCGCCCGCTTGGCAGATGAGTCTTGGCCTTTTGCAGCTGAACGGCGACGAGGTGCTGGGGCGCGATAAAGATATCAAAAAAATCGAAGCAAAACTGTGGGCCGAGGGAAAACTGGTGCTGCACGGCTTTTCCGGCATCGGCAAAACCAAGCTGGTAACGCTGCTGGGGCACAAATGGCAGAGGAACTATCCCTGTTCGCAGGTGTACTATGCCTTTTACCCGGGCAGCATGACCGGCCTTGCGGTGGATACGCTGGCGCGGAATATGTCCACGGTGGCATTTACCGAGCAGAAGGACGGAAAGGAAGTCCCCCGCCCTGTGGCCGGGATCATTGATGATATGTTCCGGGAACTGAATGCCCACATGCACGAAAACGACCTGCTGATCATCGACAATGTGGATGACGACACACAAGAGTACTGGGATTCTGTGGTGCACGAGGAAACGGTGCAGGGACAGACCGATCTTTTTACCCGTCTGTGCCAGCTGAATTGCAAGGTGCTGTTCGTGACCCGTCTGGATGTGTCGAATGTCACCGGGATCGTTCCTTTCGAGGTGGACAGGCTGGAATTGGAGCCGCTGCGCGCGATCCTGCGCGAAAACAGCAAAGATGCCAAGGGGCGCAGTGATGCGCAAAAGCGCAGTGACGAAGAGCTGGACAGGCTTATTGCGTTGGTAGACCGCCACACCATGACGGTGGATATGATCGCCCGCACCATGCGGGAGAGCCGACTGACCGTCCCGGAGATCTACAAGGAGTTGAGCTGTGACGGCTATGGCTCGGGCGCCTTTGTGGAGATCAGCGGTCAGAAGGACACCGACTATTCAAAAAACCGGATCGAGGGGCATCTGATCCGGCTGTTCCGTCTGGCAAATTTTAATGAGTGGGAGCAGGATATGCTGCGCTATGCGCAGCTCATCGGCGAGAACAGCGGCATGTACGAAACGCTGTTTCTCTCCTGCTGCCCGCATGAATCGAAAGACGAAAACACCAAGAACCTTGAGGCGCTGAATCATCTGCTCCGGCTGGGATATGTGCAGCAGAAAACGGAAGAGGATTCAGAAGAAGTTATTTTAAACCTGCATACGCTGGTGCGGGTGGTGGCAAGGAAAGTGCTGGCGATTACGCTGGAACAGTGTGATATCTTTTTGAGTGCGTTGCCGCTTCCGTATAGAAGATATGGCGTGCAAATTTCTCCTCAGAACCGTATTGCGATGGCAGAAGCCTATATTCAAGCGCGAAAAATTGCGGAGAAAGAAACATTTCTGTTTGGCTATTGGTCCAGCTGTGCGGCGGCGTGGCTTTTTAATGTAAAAAATCGCAGTCGAAAAGAAAATTATGTTCTCCGTATAGTGGAATATCTTCCGGATGCAATGTGCATCTACAATGCTTTGAATGACGGTTTGCTGTCTGTTGCGGGTGTCTCGGATATACAGAAAAAAGTAATTTGCCTACACTGGAATTTGTGGAATGTTTTGAGCTATGTGACACCTGAGTATGTACGGAAAAACTATGAAACGACGGAATTGGCGCGAGAATATTGGACAGTCTGTCTGGAAGAGCCAGATCGAAAACTGACGTATCCGGTGCTGTTTCAGGAATATGAAAAGTATAGTGAACGGTTAGAAGAAATTAAACGAAAGCTTTCGGAGGAACTTCATCCGGATAATTATTTGGATTACTGGCCTTATACGGATATCGCCAGCAATGAAAAACAGATTCAGGTTGGAAAAGAATTGCTGGAACATTTTGAGAGAAAAACAAATGAGGATTACGAACATTATCTGAGAATCTGTAAATGGCTTGCAGAAAAAGCAAAGGAAATTGACTATGAGAAAAATCCAGATAAAGTTCAGATTTATGTACAGGAAGAAAAACAAGCGGCACAAGAGTATCTGGAATTTCTACAAGAGCAGGAGCCAATAAACTATGAGGAAATTATAGAACTTTGCTGGGATCGTATAGAACGTTTTGAAAAATTTTTTGCATTTTTTATTTCGGATGATGAGGAAACGCTTCGAGAAGAATCTGTTCAGTATGAAAAAATTCTTCTGGAAACTCGGTGTGATTATTCGGACTTTTTGATGAAGAAAGAACCAAGTGATGTAATTGCGCAGATGGAGTGCTGCGATTATATAGCATATCGGTTTAAGGATGAAGAAAAAAGCCGACAATATAAAAACCGTGCCTTTCAAGTTCAGTTGGATTTTGTAGAACATCCGAAAAAGTATCTCCCAATACAGGATCCACTGGAAGAGATGAGGGTTTATTGGCAAGTTGCAGATTGGGCAAGCCAACAGCCCAATAAAGAAGCATTGAAACAAAAACTTTGCAAAAAAATATTAAAAGTTGGACAAGCAAATGAAGAAAGGGTGCATATAGGCTTAACGAAGAAAGAAATGGATAACGATCCCAAAAATGAAGAAGAAGACTACATAGTTCCAGCCAGTTTAAGCGAGAAAGTAAACTATGAAGCAATTCCAATGCGCTATAGGCGCAAAAAAGCTGAGTTTTATGATATCTTACGAAAAGCAGCTTATCAGCTAGGAGAAGAAAAAAGAGCAGAAATATATGCAGAAAAGTGTAGATATATAATATATGGAACGCATAGACGAGATCTTTTTTCGAGACGGAAGGTGATAGGCGACAAGATTTTTTATGAACAACCGAAGCGTGTATCCATCATTGACGAGGAAACAAAGTCTCTTCTGAGTGATTTACAGAATGGGGAGATGACAAAGCAAAAAGACCGGAAGTATTGCCAGGCGATTTTTGAGAAAGCAAGGAAGAATAATGGTGGCAGTATAGCATCTGAATTCATGGATGACTTACAGAAAATCGTGGATGCTTATGAAAAAGTAAAAGATTATGACAAAGAACTGAAATGGCTCAAGCAAATCATCCTTTTGCAGTCTGCAGGTCGGTGGTTTGATAATCCGGTCGTGACAGTAAGAACGCCAGACGGAAAAACGACGACGGAATTTTATCCGGGGCATTACTTTATGGAGCCGTACTATGAAAGAGCAATTTGTACGGCACGGAAAAATCACGATGAAAAAAGTGTGATTGAACTGACAGAGGAATTGTTTGATATTCTCTCAAAGGACAATCAGGCAAGAAATCGTGATGGACTGTTTCCAAGGATTTCGGATTTGCTGATTTGGCTGCGGGCATGTGGTCTATACATTTATTGCTGCTGTGTACAAAAGAAATATGACGGTGCAAAGGATGCTTTGCTTAAAGCAGAAAAAGACTTGGGAGACTATATTAAAAACTGGAATAGAGGGATGACCAAAGTAACTGAACAAGTCAAACAGGCTGAGCAATTTGAGGAACAATGGTATGCGTCTGACTTACAAAACTACGTGTCGATTATAGAGGAGTATAATAAGCAAAAAGAACCGATGTTCCGTTTTTTTGAAGAACAGTTGTCTTTACTAAAAAAAATTCTTCCAGAGCATCATCCTATTCTTTATATGCAACGTGACTTGCAGATTTGGTTCTGTGAAGACGAGGAACAGCTCAAAACGCTTGAAACACTGAACGAAAAGGAAAAGCTCATTGCGATTGAGAATGGATGGGCTTCTTGGTGGGAGCCTGACACCTGA
- a CDS encoding S16 family serine protease, translated as MPDLEKSHDKMSENFSKMTPAMRRHLTMHLSYLQSDCKKDALDDPLFHLNVRALNEFYQLNAFLYPSDVRTILDSCGTDKIRRALILLGQCQKPHILRQVDIEALRTEMEQVTGCGPAKQTLLDLVSRTNRTAVPFRVLLVGPSGIGKTLLGDILAAHYKPRRIDCGSISSPVALAGEESGYNNSTYGMLADAALDQADLLQFTGVDRITFGGQNGNPFPALIQLVREHTVHDLYLGTSVHVNANIIAEAESTASLPADLISAFDAVIAMPAPTREERLAFGKALFDTLNTRSGLVLEPDVLPWLLDHYCPDEGMTNLKTSVERLFHAASNAPDPALPITIPAAEKFLGAAQLSEYEKNVLAFRQGVYSDSMRKVGQALMQTINENRGSFSERSSTNRSDAMERFSYIARFQRSQLPFRFDLPSFECGVKQIIGLDNVKDTMRARLAGMEASNEAGRPLLFVGPAGTGKTHFCRVFAQSLNLPFEKISCAGLQPADLKGTSIVYNNSCAGVIAQALKRAGSTRAVLLLDEVDKLPAESQFALLDLLDGHRSFYEKHLDCDIDLHQLVPVLTANDLEKVSPILRDRCDLMPMYGYTLAEKKAIAQQAMLPAALKKYGLPDALFPENVTDLLVRRYCRAPGCRDMESMLNRLCETLTLYRAQEKELTVNEALLETVLGAPPAALNHYPAHLPEDTTGLVSTLAVMRSSAGVSFGSRDAVQAVLTERPGITITGFAQDALRESVQTALTAAEQLTGKTLPEGKGVHIHFCGDEPKNGASGGCAIALALASLLTGTPVPRTFALTGTVDLLGSVGKVGGIPEKTEAALAADCKLLFLPGENRDDLPPELREQADAQGMEILFADTLAEIWAKCMEL; from the coding sequence ATGCCCGATCTCGAAAAAAGTCACGATAAAATGTCCGAAAATTTCTCGAAAATGACCCCTGCCATGCGGCGTCATCTGACCATGCACCTGTCGTATCTTCAGTCCGACTGCAAAAAGGACGCACTGGACGACCCGCTTTTTCACCTGAACGTCAGGGCGCTGAATGAATTTTATCAGCTGAATGCGTTTTTGTATCCCTCCGACGTTCGGACCATTCTGGACAGCTGCGGCACGGACAAGATCCGCCGCGCCCTGATCCTTCTGGGGCAGTGCCAGAAGCCTCACATCCTTCGTCAGGTCGATATCGAGGCGCTGCGCACCGAAATGGAACAGGTGACCGGTTGTGGACCCGCCAAGCAGACCCTGCTGGATCTGGTAAGCCGCACCAACCGCACTGCCGTTCCTTTCCGTGTGCTGCTGGTCGGCCCGTCCGGCATCGGCAAGACCCTGCTTGGCGACATCCTCGCCGCACACTACAAGCCGCGGCGCATCGACTGCGGTTCCATCAGCTCCCCCGTCGCACTGGCGGGAGAGGAATCCGGGTACAACAATTCCACCTATGGCATGTTGGCGGATGCGGCGCTTGATCAGGCGGATCTTTTGCAGTTTACCGGGGTAGACCGCATTACGTTCGGCGGGCAGAACGGCAACCCGTTCCCTGCGCTGATCCAGCTGGTGCGCGAGCATACCGTGCACGACCTTTACCTTGGCACCTCCGTACATGTAAACGCCAACATCATCGCCGAAGCCGAAAGCACCGCTTCGCTGCCCGCCGACCTGATCAGTGCCTTTGACGCGGTGATCGCCATGCCCGCACCCACGCGGGAGGAGCGTCTCGCATTCGGCAAGGCGCTGTTCGACACCCTCAACACGCGCAGCGGCCTTGTTCTGGAGCCGGACGTCCTTCCCTGGCTGCTGGATCATTACTGCCCGGACGAGGGCATGACGAACCTGAAAACCAGCGTGGAGCGGCTTTTCCATGCCGCCTCCAACGCGCCCGACCCGGCGCTGCCCATCACGATCCCTGCCGCTGAAAAATTCCTTGGCGCGGCACAGCTGAGCGAATACGAGAAGAACGTGCTGGCATTCCGTCAGGGGGTCTATTCCGACAGTATGCGCAAGGTCGGTCAGGCGCTGATGCAGACCATCAACGAGAACCGCGGCTCTTTCTCGGAGCGCAGCAGCACCAATCGTTCCGATGCCATGGAGCGCTTTTCCTACATTGCACGCTTCCAGCGCTCTCAGCTGCCCTTCCGGTTCGACCTGCCCTCCTTTGAATGCGGTGTGAAGCAGATCATCGGTCTGGACAATGTAAAGGACACGATGCGCGCCCGGCTTGCCGGTATGGAAGCCTCCAACGAGGCAGGCCGTCCGCTGCTTTTTGTCGGCCCCGCCGGTACGGGCAAGACGCACTTCTGCCGTGTATTTGCCCAGTCCCTGAACCTTCCGTTCGAGAAGATCAGCTGCGCCGGGCTTCAGCCCGCCGACCTGAAAGGCACCAGCATCGTTTACAACAACAGCTGCGCTGGTGTCATTGCGCAGGCGCTCAAGCGCGCAGGCAGCACCCGTGCCGTTCTTTTGCTGGATGAGGTGGACAAGCTGCCGGCAGAATCCCAGTTTGCCCTGCTGGACCTGCTGGACGGCCACCGCAGTTTTTACGAAAAGCATCTGGACTGCGATATCGACCTGCACCAGCTGGTCCCTGTTCTGACCGCAAACGATCTGGAAAAGGTCTCTCCCATTCTCCGGGACCGCTGCGACCTGATGCCGATGTACGGCTATACGCTGGCCGAGAAAAAGGCCATTGCACAGCAGGCCATGCTCCCTGCCGCGCTGAAAAAATACGGCCTGCCCGATGCGCTGTTCCCGGAAAACGTCACGGACCTTTTGGTGCGCCGCTACTGCCGCGCACCCGGCTGCCGTGACATGGAAAGCATGCTGAACCGCCTGTGCGAGACCCTGACCCTGTACCGGGCACAGGAAAAGGAACTGACGGTAAACGAAGCGCTGCTGGAGACCGTGCTTGGTGCCCCGCCCGCCGCATTGAACCACTACCCGGCGCACCTCCCGGAGGATACGACCGGGCTTGTAAGTACGCTGGCAGTCATGCGCAGCTCTGCCGGTGTGAGCTTCGGCTCGCGCGATGCCGTACAGGCCGTTCTGACGGAACGCCCCGGCATTACCATCACCGGCTTTGCACAGGACGCTCTGCGGGAGAGCGTGCAGACCGCCCTGACCGCCGCCGAACAGCTGACCGGCAAAACACTGCCGGAGGGCAAGGGGGTGCACATCCATTTCTGCGGCGATGAGCCCAAGAACGGCGCCTCCGGCGGCTGCGCCATTGCGCTGGCGCTTGCCAGCCTGCTGACCGGAACGCCCGTCCCCCGCACCTTTGCCCTGACCGGCACGGTCGATCTTCTGGGCAGTGTCGGAAAGGTCGGCGGCATCCCGGAAAAGACCGAAGCCGCCCTTGCCGCCGACTGCAAGCTGCTTTTTCTGCCCGGCGAAAACCGCGACGACCTGCCGCCGGAGCTCCGGGAGCAGGCCGATGCACAGGGCATGGAGATCCTGTTTGCGGATACGCTGGCCGAGATCTGGGCAAAGTGCATGGAGTTGTAA
- a CDS encoding AraC family transcriptional regulator, with product MGIDRVTHYIDNVLTEAQARMGLSNTRLLVAWYTNRENKQSVVHSHPYHELVLPIGGSTVRYSVDGSVYLVHVGELIYFPSQVYHSGNFNIDDDQSDRLVVQIDDALWQATRRRVNLKNTGWLQQLTVLDSEACRKWDFAGLFVRMGQSLELPGSIRDTVFEAQVAEMLLLITQATGSGQTAAPSSTSVLVARAVAYLQAHYQDPTLTTAQLAQELYASREHLSRAFKECTMESIHNYLTYLRMQHCRKALEEGVSVLNACTESGFPDYSSFLKTFRRLYGITPAEYRTQHRMQ from the coding sequence ATGGGCATCGACCGGGTCACACATTATATCGATAATGTCCTTACGGAAGCGCAGGCGCGGATGGGGCTGAGCAACACCCGGCTTCTGGTCGCATGGTACACGAACCGGGAAAACAAGCAGTCTGTGGTGCACTCCCACCCGTATCACGAGTTGGTGCTCCCCATCGGCGGCAGCACGGTGCGCTACTCGGTGGACGGCAGCGTGTATCTGGTCCATGTGGGGGAGTTGATCTACTTTCCCTCTCAGGTCTACCACTCCGGCAACTTCAACATTGATGACGACCAGTCGGATCGTCTGGTCGTCCAGATCGATGACGCCCTCTGGCAGGCCACCCGTCGGCGCGTGAACCTGAAAAACACAGGCTGGCTGCAGCAGCTCACCGTGCTGGACAGCGAAGCCTGCCGCAAGTGGGATTTTGCGGGGCTTTTCGTCCGTATGGGGCAAAGTCTGGAGCTGCCGGGCTCTATCCGGGACACCGTTTTTGAGGCGCAGGTCGCTGAGATGCTGCTGCTCATCACGCAGGCCACCGGCAGCGGACAGACCGCTGCCCCCAGCAGCACCAGTGTGCTGGTCGCGCGCGCGGTGGCCTACCTGCAGGCCCATTATCAGGACCCGACCCTGACCACCGCGCAGCTGGCACAGGAACTTTACGCCAGCCGGGAGCACCTTTCCCGCGCATTCAAGGAGTGCACCATGGAGAGCATCCACAATTACCTGACCTATCTGCGGATGCAGCACTGCCGCAAGGCGCTGGAAGAGGGCGTTTCCGTCCTGAACGCCTGCACCGAGAGTGGCTTCCCGGATTACAGCAGCTTCCTGAAAACTTTCCGCCGCCTGTACGGCATCACCCCCGCCGAATACCGCACACAGCACCGGATGCAGTAG
- a CDS encoding YcxB family protein, with protein sequence MQTSKNHFEAKVVFNDETIRRMFRTEFYTYEGMRHLLWLAAAFVLVMAALFTAIPTVIKVLCLLVGCAMFAMPDFLSRVAAEGVIMQRGGAETTVSCRVNDNGVDVENGAHIPFAKIDRLVEDDQYFYIFQSRQMAVMIPKGSLLPANPERFAKVLAKETGKDWQRSKSLWGLNLKDLIQMGKDRFQRSAS encoded by the coding sequence ATGCAGACCTCAAAGAATCATTTTGAAGCCAAGGTGGTCTTTAATGATGAGACCATCCGCCGGATGTTCCGCACAGAGTTCTACACCTACGAGGGGATGCGGCATCTGCTGTGGCTTGCAGCGGCCTTTGTGCTGGTGATGGCGGCGCTGTTCACCGCTATCCCTACCGTTATAAAGGTGCTCTGCCTGCTGGTGGGCTGTGCCATGTTCGCCATGCCGGACTTTTTGAGCCGGGTGGCGGCTGAGGGCGTCATCATGCAGCGGGGCGGCGCGGAAACCACCGTGAGCTGCCGGGTCAACGATAACGGCGTGGACGTGGAAAACGGTGCCCACATCCCCTTTGCAAAGATCGACCGGCTGGTGGAGGATGACCAGTATTTCTACATCTTCCAGAGCCGTCAGATGGCAGTGATGATCCCCAAGGGCAGCCTGCTGCCCGCAAACCCGGAGCGGTTCGCAAAGGTGCTTGCCAAGGAGACCGGCAAGGACTGGCAGCGCTCCAAGAGCCTGTGGGGGCTCAACCTGAAAGATCTGATCCAGATGGGAAAGGACCGCTTTCAGCGCAGCGCATCCTGA
- a CDS encoding TRAP transporter substrate-binding protein, with product MKITRRQFVQVMAVAGASALLTACGGSSGSTAGSGAAAATGGSFNLKLGHNLAEDHAVHIQLTSFAEQVKEKTGGSINIQIIPNGTLGSEADMISQIQAGALDMAKVSASTLGNFSEKYNAFSVPYVFNDQAHYYGYMDSDSAKAVFESTDDQGFRGLTWLDSGARSFYTKATAIRTPADLKGLKIRTMDSQMAIDMMNCLGGSATVMGYSDIYTGMQQGVIDGAENNVTALRDHGDVTKYYCFDEHTRIPDMVVIASSVWNKFSDEQKSIVSECAKTATEEYKDAWKKFEDEVLDKAVNQNGVELVKDVDIAAFQAAVQPIYENLKTSNPTTYAVVEEIRAMA from the coding sequence ATGAAAATCACTCGCAGACAGTTCGTACAGGTCATGGCAGTTGCTGGTGCATCTGCCCTGCTCACCGCTTGCGGCGGTTCTTCGGGCAGCACTGCCGGTTCCGGCGCAGCTGCTGCCACCGGCGGCAGCTTCAACCTGAAGCTGGGCCACAATCTGGCCGAGGATCACGCTGTGCACATCCAGCTGACCAGCTTTGCAGAGCAGGTCAAGGAAAAGACCGGCGGCAGCATCAACATCCAGATCATCCCCAACGGCACCCTGGGCAGCGAGGCTGACATGATCTCCCAGATCCAGGCAGGCGCACTGGATATGGCAAAGGTCTCCGCTTCCACCCTGGGCAACTTCAGCGAGAAGTACAACGCCTTCTCCGTGCCTTATGTGTTCAACGATCAGGCACACTACTACGGCTACATGGACAGCGACTCTGCAAAGGCAGTCTTTGAGTCCACCGACGATCAGGGCTTCCGCGGCCTGACCTGGCTGGATTCCGGCGCACGTTCTTTCTACACCAAGGCTACTGCCATCCGCACCCCGGCTGACCTGAAGGGTCTGAAGATCCGCACCATGGACAGCCAGATGGCTATCGACATGATGAACTGCCTGGGCGGCTCCGCTACCGTTATGGGTTACAGCGATATCTACACCGGTATGCAGCAGGGCGTCATCGACGGTGCCGAGAACAACGTCACCGCACTGCGTGACCACGGCGACGTGACCAAGTACTACTGCTTCGACGAGCACACCCGCATCCCCGATATGGTGGTCATCGCTTCCAGCGTGTGGAACAAGTTCTCTGACGAGCAGAAGTCCATCGTGTCCGAGTGCGCCAAGACTGCTACCGAGGAGTACAAGGACGCTTGGAAGAAGTTCGAGGACGAGGTTCTGGACAAGGCTGTGAACCAGAACGGCGTCGAGCTGGTCAAGGATGTGGACATCGCCGCATTCCAGGCCGCTGTGCAGCCCATCTACGAGAACCTCAAGACCTCTAACCCCACCACCTACGCGGTCGTGGAAGAGATCCGCGCAATGGCCTAA